CGCGGCCGTTGCCCCGCGGCCATTAGGGGGCGCTGCAGACGCCAGCgcgccgggcagggcagggcgacCGAAATGGCGGCGCGGGGCGCGCAGCGCGCCCAGGCCCCGTAGGGCCGCCGGTTTCTCCGCCCGCCGCGGGCCGTGCAGCGGAGCGGGCGCGGCTGGCGGTGCGTGGGGGGACCGgggcgggggctggggggccgcggggccgtTCGGGGCTTGCTGGGGagtatgggggggggggggtgagacGAGCTCCGCGGCTCCCACCCGCGGGAAGAGGGGGGGAAagagggcggcggggccgggccggggtgGGGATGTGGATGTGGGCGAGGGGGGCGCGGAGCGGCGGCTGCGTCCCGGGGCCGCCTccccccctcctgctgccgctgctggcGGCCGCCGTGAGTCAGCGGCGCCCGCCCCCCGCCGTGACTCGGCAGCGCCGCCGGTCATGCTCAGGCATGTCGGGCCGCGGCCGGCGGCGGAGCTAAGCCCCGACTTGCCTGCGCTCGGCGGCGCTATTTAAagcccggcacggcacggctcggttaggcacggctcggctcggttcGGCACGGCTGCCCGGCGCCGGGCTTGGCCGAGGGCGGCGAGGTGAGCGGGCATCGGCGGGGCGGCGGAGCGCGCGCAGCCCGGCGGCcatttggtggtggtggtgcgtGTGGGGGGGAAGCGGGGCTGTAGCGCCGCGTTACATGTGCTGGGGTTGTTCTCCCCCTAACTGCAGGCAAATGTGCAACACCAAGATGTCCGCCCTCACGGATGGCGCTGCTGTCACCGCCTCGGAGCAGGAGGCCCTGGTCAGTACCTCGGGTGGACGCGTGAGTGCTTCGTGGTCTCTCTGTGCGGGGTTTTGCCCTGTCAGTGCAGGAGGCCGGCCTTGCTCGGGCTGCGAGGCGTGCAGGAACGCCAGGTGAAGGTGGGCTCTCCTCTGTCTCGGGGTTGTGAAAGCAGATCTTTCTCATCCGCGGAGCTGAAGATGGTGCTTCAGGTCTAGGCTCTGTTTCCTGGAGACCCTTGGCGTTCAGGCTGCTTGCTTTCAAGGATCGTGTAGTCCTGTTTGATCTTGATAAGAATCCTGTGGTGAAACGGTTCCTAAGCTGTGGAAGATGATCCGCAGTGCAAGACATACAGTGTTAGTGAAATAATCTCGGTACAactggagttgtttttttttaaatctggcattttcactttctgttgtACCGGACTTCATAAGGAAGTTTTAGTAGGAGTCTTTGTTTGTGTTCGTGGCTTTGCATATTCAGGCTTTTTCACAGCAAGGTGACAGTTAGGCAGTCCTGGCTGTGCCCTTTCACAAGGATGGAAGTGGCTGCAACTTTGTTAAACATTGCAGTGTGGACGATGACAGCTTAACTCATTCTGTTCTTGTAGAAGGTTAAAGCCTAAAAATGTAGACTGATagcagaacttaaaaaaaaaaaatccaaataacaGAACAACAGTGTTCAGagggggttttgttgtttgttgtttttttttgtgtgtgtgtgtgtatgtggttgttttatggtttttttgtttgtttgtttgttcttttttaaagtcataGTAGGATGCTACCTAGTCTGCTGTCACATCTGCATGGGAGCAGAACCCTGCAGGTGTTGGGGAGGGAGGGCTTGGGGTAACGTCATCCCAGCTGACAGATCGAGTTGTGGATTCAGAGATCTGAAACTGCATTGCATTCCTATCCTAGCTGTATTTACTAGTTTAATAAGTTAGTGTTTGCTTCCTTTATGAAACTGCAGTATGTCCTGCATGCTGTAAATAGCTGTAGCATTTAGGAAGGGAGTGAATAGACATGAAACATAGTCCACATTTGTTTTTCGTTTAAGTATAATTCTTGCGACTAATCTCTTGCTAATGCACTAAAATGTACTGTTAGTTATAATGCATATTTGAAATGGAGTATAGGAAagtttcccctccttccttAAGCATTTATTCTTTGCCTTGTATCTTATTCATGTTTTCctgtaagaaagaaattataaaaatgtcttATGATAGCTAAATATTAGTCTGTCATTAGAATGGTTTTGCTATGGTTAAAGGGGTGGTAGTAGTATTGCACCCAGAACCATCAGACAGTGGTTACACAGGCATTTTGTTTGCAGTTGTGACATCCCCTGCAGCTTGTTCTCATCTCCTGCATTGTACTGGCACAGCTGTTCATGgaacagtgcaaaaaaaaaaaaaaaaaaaagcaggggagggagaggaacatttcctccctctgcctcaGAACTCTGGCTGTTCATAGACTGGCTGCAGAAATAACTGCTGGCACGGCATGTGGATGGGAGGGCAGAGGGCAATGTACAAGTAGGATCGATtgaaatacaatggaaaggacAGGGTCAGCTTATCCCAACTAAGAAAACTGTAAGGGGTAGAGCCAGCTGGCCAGTGTGAAACCATAGATAGCCCCATAAACTGTCCCAGGAACCAGAGTCCTGCTTTGTCTCTTGCACTCTGGACCTGACAGTCGTAAAGGTCTTAAGTTTAACTTTGCAAAGCCAAAACCTTGGGAGTGGATAGATTATCACTTAGTTGTGTCTTTTTTTATACGAGGTTAACACAGAGGGAGGAAACTAATCTGTATAAATAATGCTTTGTTTGGTGAACAGTTGCTgcagactgtttttcttttttcatcctCACATAGGTGAAACCAAAGCCACTGTTGTTGAAGCTGTTGAAGTTAGCTGGTGCGGAAAAAGACACTTTTACTATGAAGGAGGTGAGAACTTTTATTCAATAAAGGTAGATGACAGTAAATACAGGGAGattcttcttctgttttgggTGAATGGGAGGTAGTGAGTTTCACAAAAGGTGGTGAGACAGGATATTTTTTGAGTTCTGCTAACTCCTTAGGTAGTGTTCAGCAAGTTTCTCACTACATAAAGAAAGGCTTTTGTCTGTCCTTAGAATAACATAGTACTGggggaataataaaaattgcaGCTCAAAGGGAGTTCTAATCAATTAGTGTGAGAGGAATAAATCTCAATTAATTTAATGTTTCCCCTTGTATTTGAACTTGAAACAGCAAAACTTGTGTATGTGCTAATGTCTGTGTATGTGATTTCTTTTACAGGTAATATTCTATCTTGGACAATATATTATGTCTAAACAATTATATGATGAAAAAGAGCAACACATTGTGCACTGTGCAAATGATCTCCTTGGGGATTTATTTGGAGTAACAAGCTTTTCAGTAAAAGAACACAGGTAAAATTGAATTCTTTTCTGAGAGTCTgattgtgaaataaataatggaGAACATAATTTGTATGGCcttttattaattctttatATCTTGGAAGATGGTAAGTTCTTTCTTATGATTACTTCCCACCTGATCTAgtctttttctgtgaaataatgtCTGTCTGTGTCTATAACCAAGAAATCTCCAAAGTTCCACAAACTGGAAAGGGTTACTGTAGCCTCAAACCATCCCAAGGTGAAATGGGAAAATTCTCTTCTGTAATGTAACAGCTACAAAGGGATTGCAGAAACAGTTAAGGCTTTTGACTTGATGTATGGAGGCAATGCAGGTATACAAGTTAAGAGTGGAAAACTGTAGTACATAATCACAGTATGTTCTCCTGTTGAGAAATCATACCTCACTCCAGCACAAAGCTtcagtattttaacatttattttgaataaattgtCTTGCTGCAGAGTCTCTATGTACAGTCTTCTGAATCCTAACGTAAATCACAGTTGTGCTGTGTGGTTGCTTTGCAAGACTCTGTACAGATTGTCAGAAGTTCCAGGAAGAGTAATTTTGAATCATTGTTAGATTAGAAATAGATGCTGATTGTTAGGAGCTCGTTGTCGAAAGGATTATGACTCTTCTCCCAGAGTTTTCTGACTCTgagtgaatttaaaaaaataatgctgttttgACTCTATTGAGATGGATAaaatctcttccctttcttcagaAAGGGAGAGGGGATCTGCTTGTTTTGAAGAGCAAAACaacaatgctgaaaaaaacTTCAAGTCAGAATAACTGTTTTCCACATTTGTCATAGAAACTGGCTCACTTTTTTGGGCAGTCTCCAGTTATCACAATAAAAGTTAATGCTAACCAGAACAGCTCTCCAGCTAATAAATGTGCAACATATGTATGAATTCTGCAACCTAACTTgcaacatctctttttttctttatccccAACTAAGGAGGGTATATTCGATGATTTGCAGAAACCTGGTAGCAATCAATCAACAAGGTAAGCCAGTTTGGGAAATAGTAGTAGGGAAAATACTACTGATGTTAATGCATCTCGCATGTAGCGATCAGATAACATCTGTCTCTCAATAATTAGCTGTTTAACTTTACACATTAGTGTCTGGAGTGATCGCAAATAATGGTGAATTAAAGCACAACACTGtgttttttctggaaagaaaactgattCTGAGCAGCATTTTGGTAATTTTGTGGGATTTGAACTGGAACAAGCAtaatcaaaactgaacacaaacaAGACTCAATTGAAAAATTGCTTGTATTTCTTCCAGATAAAGCTTCTTATGTTGTTGAAGGCTTTAATACCAAAAATGGGCTTCTTGAACTTGTGCCAACAATGGAATCAgttcaaatgctttcttttctttctgttagtgtcctggttttatttgcaaaactgaatCTGACTTATATTTAGAACTGATCACACTCAGATACACTGCCAGTACTGAGTCCTCTTTAAGAGGTCTACGTGGTTTTTAAGAAGTGGTAACTTTGCTGCAGTATAAATGCTCAATATAGCTGTAATTTTTGACTGATGTAAGGAGTGAACCAGAAGTTAACTAATGTGTGCTGTTTTGTAAGTTAGTTTCTGAATCCATAGTAAGAGATATCCTTTGGTTTTGATTCTTTCTGGAGGTACGTCTTTTGAATGGCTGTCTTCATTACCCCTTATTGTTATGGTAGCAAacttaaatttatcttttttttttttttcttggaagataATTGATTAATTTAGTGTCCATCTGTTAGTCAGGAGATACAATTAACAACActcaatttttcttccattgagTGTCTTTTGAATTTAATGTTCCCATTAAATGATAATTAGTAAAATATACTCTATAGAAGTGTAAAAATACTTCCATGTATATTATTTCATACCTGCACAATCACAGCTAATGCACAACTTTCATTTGGAGGCATTTATAATAGAATTCAGAGGTACTTGGCTATTGAGATTCCTTCCTCGTCCCCATTTTCCCACTTTCATAATATTACAGCAGAAGTGCTGCGCAAACTTGGAAAGCAAGGGAGCGGTGTTGCGTTTTCAGTTGTCACAGAATGTCTGGTTTGTAAGTTCTGATCAGAACTTTGTAAATGCTGGGTGCAGTTGACTTCTCCCTGTTACTTTTGCTATAATATTTTTGAGCTTGAAGTTgactttttctgctgtgctaaagtgtggttttgttttgttttcagactgtaCACTTGCTGACACACCTGAGGTTGATGCCAGATTTCagcttgagaaagaaaatgttttaaaggtaATCTTTCAATGTTTTACATTCTGAGATgtaaattctgtttcatttctataGTGTCAATGGCTTGGATGCAGTTAGAGTAATTCTAGCCTTTTATCTCATTTTCATATTTGGGCTTTTTCATTACTTCTGTTAATCAGGAATCCATGCAAGAGTTAGAAGAGAAGCAGACTTCATCAAACGTGACTTCCCGACCAACATCATCATCTAGGAGGAGAACACACAGCGAATCCGGTATGTGCAGATCAACGATGCAGAGCTTTCAATGTCACGGACACTTAGGAAACAAGCACATTCTGTTACCTCACTGACTTGGAAAGATGCTAACAAACACTATCTATGTTCCTCTGCATAtctaaaacaaaatcttcagtCTGGAAGAAGTACAGGATTGCTTGCATTGCTCCAGTGTCATGTTACAGTTTGGATTTTGGGAACTGTTAGTAAGATGATAGAATAATTTGTTCCAGGGATCTGTTCAACTTGTTCACGTTAGCAGGACGTAATCCATTGTGCTGTCTTCATGATGAGAACACTTCTATTTGTACTGatgttttcaaatgtgtttcAAGTCCCTGTGTAGATAGTCgcaacattttacattttgtttgccCTCTGAAAGCAGTTTTCATTGGATTTCAGATGGTGATACGGACTTGAAAAGTCCAATAGTAATACCAGATTATTTTGGATGTTCTTTAAGCACTTTGTAAAAAGTCTGGCCACTTAAGCATTGCATTTGTCTCCAGTTCCTCTTTATTATGGTTATTTAATAATCACtggcaaatacattttcaaagcatggAGTGTTTCTTCTGAGAATTGGCAAATAGCAAGTTGGTCAGCATAAACCTGTATAGCATTAAGTTGCTCAATGGATGCGTTCTCTATACAGTTCAACTTGAACGCTATTTCAGATTCCTTATGgtagtttgtttctttgctcaCTTTCATTACCTCATGACTTGACACCTGTACTTAACCTGGGCAGCGATAACCTTCTGTCATTGCAtagatgcttcttttttttttctttatttttttttcagttgcttggGAACATTTTAAAGTTCCTCAGCAtttatgtagtatttttttctgtgttcatcaTAGACCACTGTTTTTATTAGCCAGTCCAAAAACTGTGCTGTTTTGCTGAGCAGTTTGCactaaattaaaagaacatttaatgTTGTAACAAAAACTGGTGAAGGGATGGAAAGCTGCAGTTAAGCATCATAACCTGTAATATTTAGGCATGACCCAGAGCACGTAAGGTCCTGTGTTGTGCTTACTTATTGTAGGTTTGATTATTAACTCGTGTCTTTGCATCCATTTATTAGTTTGTTACAACCTTAAAAGTTCTTTTAATATAGTGTTtttatatacactttttttctaatttatagGAAATCTTCCTTTTAAGCCACTATTCTTGTTAAATTATGATGGTAGCGGCTCCTTTGGAGCCGCTTATATAGTGTATAGAAACCTTGTGGTGGTACAGTATCAGTACAGCATGGAGCCATGACAACTAAATGAGGACAACGATGGACAGGAGCAACCCTTGGGCCTTGGGGGCTCCAAATGTGGTGGGGCTCTCAGGgcggaaaaagaaaagagaggggcTGAAGAAGCACCAAGGGAAAGTAAGAGAAGTCTCAAAGTATGTACaagtgttttgttctcttttcttttacgATGAAAGATTCAAGGCGTGGAGACTGGTGGATTGGCAGTGTGTTTTGCAAGGCCAGGGCAAAGCTGGGCAAGGAAGGGTGTACGCAGAGGGCGCCTGTAGGGGGCAGCAGGCCCGTACTGAGGTCTGTTGAACCACGTTGTCAGTCCTCTTGGGGAACTTTCACTCCACTGCACATACATACTGACTTTGCAATgcctttttaagaaaattgtttGATATCAAACACACCAAAAGGCAGTGGAGCTGAATTTTGACTTACCTACCCCTAAAATGCTGTCCCCCTACTGCTTATGCTGCTCTAGATTGTTGTATCAAAGCAtgatacattaaaaaagcattgctttttgGCCTTCAAACTAAGCATATATAATAAGCACAGCttaaagcaatgttttcatGGTTCAGTTTTTATGCTGTGTGTTAGCTTTGAAGATTTTCTTGCTCATGTGTTGTCAAAATCATTCacataatgttttgtttcaaaaattcCAACGAGTAAATACAGTTGCATATAGTGCAGCTATTAATTGATGGATTTGCTGAGGTATCTGAAACTTGAACCTGAACGTGCCTTGCCTAGCTCGAGGTCCTTCTTATACATTTGACATGGGAGCAAGTTGCTCATCTCTGTCCAAATTCTGGGACGGGCTAGCAAGCCCCCTGAAAGTGTCTTTCTGTCATATGACTGTAGGGGGAGCTCCTACAATTAAAATCTTAACTCCATTCCTTAAAGTCAGTAGGGATTTAATGTGTATCATGTGTGAATTGGGgtaaaaatgcttcaaaatttGCAGTAACTCTATTTCCTGCATGTGGAGACTGCCATTTACAAGCTGTACAGATGGGACAAGTGGGGAAAGACAGCTTCCGAATTGCTATTTTCAGGAATGTTTCACACCTCGTGTTTCTCAGTGTTATTGTCGTCTTTCGTTTGTTTTTGGTGCCTTCTTCTATAAAATAATACTGGATAACTTTATATTTCTTCGATTGCTACATAAGTATATTGTATTTTAAGCTGCTGTTAAGAACATTCGAAACTGCACATTGCATAGATATTTTTGGAGTAATAAAAATTCTTGAATATGCccagaagaaaattcttcagATGATCCGCATGCTGACAGAAGAAAACGACACAAGTCAGACAGCATTTCGTTGACATTTGATGAAAGTCTCTCATGGTGTGTAGTCAGTGGGCTGTGCCGTGAAAGAAGCAATAGCAGTGATTCAACAGATTCTCTTTCCATTCCTGTAagtcaaaacatatttttttgcGGCATACATTTTTAAGTTTACCAAGCTATAACCAGTTTGTCTTAAAAGTGCTGTTCCATCTAACAGTGGCTATTCTTATTTCTACCGTAGCTAATTAAACTGgatagtttgatttttttttttattatttttatttttttttgtaattgtagGAGATATCTGTCTCTTTAACACTATCTTAAGGAGATACGCTTTTAAGGAGTTGCTGTCTTAACAGTAATGATTATGGGTATGGACTACTGAGGTTGAccatctgtttcctttcttttttattcaggATCTCGATGCCAGTTCACTAAGCGAAAACTCCGATTGGTTTGACCATAGTTCTGTTTCAGACCAGTTCAGTGTAGAGTTTGAAGTTGAATCTATTTATTCAGAAGACTATAGCCATAATGAAGAAGGACAGGAGCTCACAGATGAAGATGATGAggtaattcttttttctttgaccGGGCGGGTGGCAGGGCtaaggaaaagtaaagaaaattacGTTGAAATTCCAACAAGAAGCAGGAGTAATTCTTCAGGAGTGCTACATAACAAATCGCATCCAGTCATTGATTAAAACAAGTTATGTTCTGTGCAGTTGGGTCACCACTATATACCCCTCAGTCCAGTAAGCAGAACAATGCTGAGGCATTCCATAGGCTCTCACACAGGCTTTTGGTAGAAGTCTGTTTGGTAAATTTTACTCACTAGCTGTTGATGGCATTCTGTGTACCTGAGTATTCTTACATAATTGCAGGAGCGTTACTTGGACACGTGTTGAGCTTTTGACAACAGTTTTCATTGATAAGGAAAACTTTCCTAGTAAATCTTTGCAAAGTGATATTTCTAAGTCATTTGCTTCCATTAATATAGAGGCTTCGTAGAGATAGGCTGGAATACAATTTTAGAAATTTTCATTAGGAGgcaaaaagatttaaaatagtAACTGCCATCATTTTTGAGAGACCAAGATATCTGGAATGTCAGGAgggaagcagattttttttttcctgtgttagtTTTCTGTTACTTAAGAGCTAAATTGGCTCCTGGCAAGATCAGGTAAGTACCAAAGGTAGAATCAGACAGGGATATAAATGATTGTAATTCATGACAGGGGAGGAATGGGACTGTCTGTACTGATTTACCGTGGGTTAAAGTGCTGCAGAGGTAGGATAGTGGTTGGAGGAAGGAAGGGTTGAGGCGTgcctctgcccccagcagcagaggagcccagaactggacacagtattccaggtgtggCCCCACCCCTGGTGAGTAGGAGAGAAGGAACCCCTCTACTCTAGAAGGCAGTTCCTTCTACCTGTCTAGtctggttttctttcaaatcacGTGTTCCAAGCGTGAACAGATTCCCCGCACCCCCCACGCCACCCCCTGTCAGCTAACCATCAGGTTTTGTGGAGTTGCTTGCTAGCTTCTAGCTTTTTAACATAAACAGAGCATatatggtattttttatttcatttaattaaaagcaatctATCAGAAAACAGATTCTTAATTGAATACCAAAACCAGTAACATCaatacttttttaatttaaatttaaattaggTGTATCAGCTGACTATTTATCAGGATGAAGATAGTGATGCTGATTCATTCAATGAAGATCCAGAGATTTCTCTAGCCGTGAGTAAAACCTTAACTGGCAAAGCATCATCAGTTGGGTGAACTGACAGTAGATCAAGGCGTATAGAAGAATTCAATCGTTacctgtgatttttaaaaaataaagttgccttttattttccccatgcTTGAGGATTCCAGGCCGGTAGTTTAGTTACTGAACATGTGACCACTAATGAACAtgggtattttaaaaatggttttagtGAGTTTCCTgagccattaaaaataatactaatttaCAGTTTCACTGACTTAATGGGAGGAAATTATTTGAAGCTTAAATTTGCCTTTTTACacaaaatggggggggggggggggggtggaacaaaaaaaacccacaagagaacaaaaaaaaaaaaggaaaaaaaacctgttcacatatatttttaaaaatatgtcatatattttaatatatgccTGTTTTCTTCCTATATAGTCTTCTTGTAGTTCATAATACCTACTTTTATTGTCCAGCCTGAATAAACAAATCTGTAGCatagagaagaagaaattcagGGTTTTGGAGCAATAGATAGAGACATGAAAAAATGACATGTTAAAATTGAAAGTCGGAggttttaataaaagatttatagtttaaaatctttgtagTTAAagatttatacatttttttagtttagGTCTTTAATAAAAGACTTATAGTTGCTTTTCATCATAGAAGCTTGAGTACAGCTGTTTTACAAAACCATCTGAAATGTTTGTCCCTTGGTGGTCTGTAGGACTTGAGGGACTTGACTATACGTGTGAAACACGGGGCTAGCCATACATACATAGTGCTGCTTGTCTATGGAAAAATACGGAAAAATTTATGTTTAGGAATTAAAGTTAGTCTCAAACTTTTGATGTCTCTGATGCTATTCAGAGCTTGAaccaaaaagcatttcagacGTTCCAAATAAGtagtgttttggtttgttctCCCACTCCACCCCTGCCACATGCATTATTTCTAAGGAGGGTACTTCTCCTTAAAAATGAAGTGTGTTTTTAATGAgatggtgtttgtttttggtatAGCGTATGGAGTAAGCTCTGACACAGTGATGCAGCTCTTCCTAACTGGCTCGTTGTTTTCTATGCTGTGTAATTTACATTCTGCTGTGTCAGAGTGCCCTCACCCGGCCGTTTTGCAGACCAGCAGTTTAGCTTTCCCCAGGTCAAATGTCCCTTCGGTCTTGACCAGTTTCTAGTTCAGAAGTTTGTTGTTGAAACTCATGGGACAGTGCCCATTCTATCACAAAAGTTCTCTGTGAAGTTCTCTGAAGACTTTTATAGACTAGTTTCTTCAATTTTGTCTAAAACTAATAAACCATTATTATTCCAcctctattttcattttacaaatctactgtaagaaggaagaaaatcagagagTCTTATAAAAATGAAGCTATTTTAATGCAAGACAGTAAAATGGTCAGGCACCCAGTGGAAGTCTTAAACTATAAACATGTTGATAGTTCAAGATCACTGGTATTTTGGCAGTAATAAATTCTTTATAATCTCTCTGTACTTCAGTTGTAAGCATTCCAAGTAGCTTAAGCTGTTTCAACCTTTAATTTACTCAAGGATTATTGGAAGTGTGCTGAATGCAGCGAAATGAATCCTCCACTTCCACGCCATTGCCACAGATGCTGGGCCCTTCGAGAGGACTGGCTTCCTGATGAAAAGAGTGAGAAATTGGCAAAGGGCAAATTAGAAAGTTCTTTCCACCTAGAATCTGAAGAAGGTTTTGATGTACCTGACTGTAAGAAAGTTAAAATGACTGAAGATAAAGAACCACCGGTGGAGGAGCATGAAGATAAAGCAGTACAAATATCCGAGTCCCAGGAAAGTGAAGATTATTCTCAGCCATCTACATCTAGCAGCATGTTTTGCAGCAGTCAGGAAGACTACAAGGAGCCCgagaagagagaaatgcaaGGCAAAGAGGAAAGCGTGGAGTCCAGTCTGCCTGTTAGCAGCATAGAACCCTGCGTCATATGCCAAAGTAGACCGAAAAATGGTTGCATAGTACATGGCAAAACAGGACATCTCATGTCGTGTTTCACGTGCGCGAGGAAGCTGAAGAAGAGGAACAAACCGTGTCCGGTGTGCAGACAGCCTATACAGATGATCGTACTAACTTATTTTGGTTAGAACCATGTTGAGTGAAAAGGGGCAGAAGGAACGTTATAAACTGGTACCACAATTAAGAGAGtaagaaactatttttatatacttATTGGCAGATGAATATTTTGGGTGTCTTTGCGGTTGGTAAGAAAAGTCgttattgaaataaatgcacTGGAATTGTTAAGTTTAGCCTAATGCTCGTTAGTCCACTTGAATATTGTAAGTCCCTCTCAATCGAAGTAACCGATTCGTACTGGGTACTGTTTGCCTTCCCAAGTGTATTACCGTACATCAAAGGTAGCAACGTTTGTATTACTGGATTGATCACACATTAAAAACCCAAGTTCAGTGATTAACAGAGGAAGGACATTTTGAAGAATTCATTTAAAGTTGGTTCCTCCTGTTACAAAGAAAGGGGATTCTCTACATTCCAGTATCTGTAGCCTAGTGAAGACACCAAGCAGAATCAGAACCCTTGGAATAAGTcgataaaacaacaaaatagagCCTTGTCTCCCACATTCCCCAAAAACGAGATTCTCCGAAAGGGAGATCTTTTGGATACATACCTGGAAACGGGGGAAGTTGTgatagaaaataacatttaaaaatttgcGAACAGAAAAGGGTACTGTGTCttgtttaaaatgtgcattGTGAACTTCAGGGCTCTATGAATGTGTCCTGAGAAGAAGTCGTTGACCAGTTAGTCTTACAATTACCTCTTAAATATACTGAGAAACAGACTTCTAAAATACTCTGTGGTTTGGCAGTCTGTACTATCCTGGTTACTTTAGCAGAGCGTGAGAGATGTGAACAGGCAAGGTAAATGAAGGAGAGCTTACATTAAAAGTCAGGCAAATAGGTGATATTGGGCAGTGTTTGAATTTTCTCTGCACTTGTTTTTGACTTCAGTAGCGTGGCACACAGCTTGATCGCTCTGTTCACTTGAAtaaaaatagtggaaaaaatatataaaaaatccaCCTCcatctgcagaaacaaatgaGCTCTGTAGTTCTGTTTCacactgtttgtttgtttttgttagtttgtttttaagttca
This is a stretch of genomic DNA from Cygnus atratus isolate AKBS03 ecotype Queensland, Australia chromosome 1, CAtr_DNAZoo_HiC_assembly, whole genome shotgun sequence. It encodes these proteins:
- the MDM2 gene encoding E3 ubiquitin-protein ligase Mdm2 isoform X5 — encoded protein: MKEVIFYLGQYIMSKQLYDEKEQHIVHCANDLLGDLFGVTSFSVKEHRRVYSMICRNLVAINQQDCTLADTPEVDARFQLEKENVLKESMQELEEKQTSSNVTSRPTSSSRRRTHSESEENSSDDPHADRRKRHKSDSISLTFDESLSWCVVSGLCRERSNSSDSTDSLSIPDLDASSLSENSDWFDHSSVSDQFSVEFEVESIYSEDYSHNEEGQELTDEDDEVYQLTIYQDEDSDADSFNEDPEISLADYWKCAECSEMNPPLPRHCHRCWALREDWLPDEKSEKLAKGKLESSFHLESEEGFDVPDCKKVKMTEDKEPPVEEHEDKAVQISESQESEDYSQPSTSSSMFCSSQEDYKEPEKREMQGKEESVESSLPVSSIEPCVICQSRPKNGCIVHGKTGHLMSCFTCARKLKKRNKPCPVCRQPIQMIVLTYFG